The following are encoded together in the Iodobacter fluviatilis genome:
- a CDS encoding SPFH domain-containing protein, which translates to MGRFSECCLFILFVVINADISISFRIDSGAAPVLYQKYKRGFEEIISQIIRNGIRNVLNNYGSKYDAEGLSNLVL; encoded by the coding sequence GTGGGGCGTTTTTCAGAGTGTTGTCTTTTTATTCTGTTTGTTGTGATCAACGCCGATATCAGCATTTCATTCCGCATCGATTCGGGCGCAGCGCCGGTTTTGTACCAGAAATACAAGCGTGGTTTTGAGGAAATCATCAGCCAGATTATCCGTAATGGCATTCGCAATGTGCTGAATAATTACGGCAGCAAATACGATGCCGAAGGACTGAGCAATTTGGTTTTGTGA